Proteins from a genomic interval of Micromonospora sp. NBC_00389:
- a CDS encoding thymidine phosphorylase yields the protein MSSGFAAVDVIRVKRDGGVLSDAQIDWVVDAYTRGVVADEQMSALAMAILLNGMTGPEIARWTAAMIASGERLDLSAVRRPTVDKHSTGGVGDKITLPLTPLVAACGAAVPQLSGRGLGHTGGTLDKLESIPGWRAALSNDEFITQLGDVGAVICAAGAGLAPADRKLYALRDVTGTVEAIPLIASSIMSKKIAEGTGALVLDVKVGSGAFMKSVDQARELARTMVELGGAHGVRTVALLTDMSTPLGLAIGNAVEVTESVEVLAGGGPADVVELTLALAREMLDAAGLPDADPAAALRDGRAMDSWRAMVRAQGGDPDAPMPVAPEVEVVRAEQDGHVAAVDAYAMGVAAWRLGAGRARKEDPVSVPAGVVLHKRPGDPVRAGDALYELRAEDPARIPAALAEAARAVRIAPTAPAATPLVIERIG from the coding sequence ATGAGTAGTGGTTTTGCTGCTGTTGATGTCATTCGGGTGAAGCGGGACGGGGGTGTGCTGTCGGACGCCCAGATCGACTGGGTGGTGGACGCGTACACCCGGGGGGTGGTCGCCGACGAGCAGATGTCGGCGCTGGCCATGGCGATCCTGCTCAACGGCATGACCGGGCCGGAGATCGCGCGGTGGACCGCCGCGATGATCGCCAGCGGTGAGCGGCTGGACCTCTCGGCGGTGCGTCGCCCGACCGTCGACAAGCACTCCACCGGCGGCGTCGGGGACAAGATCACCCTGCCGCTCACCCCGCTGGTTGCGGCGTGCGGCGCGGCCGTGCCGCAGCTGAGCGGGCGCGGCCTCGGCCACACCGGCGGCACGCTGGACAAGTTGGAGTCCATCCCGGGCTGGCGGGCCGCGCTGAGCAACGACGAGTTCATCACGCAGCTCGGCGACGTCGGCGCGGTGATCTGCGCGGCCGGCGCCGGGCTCGCCCCCGCCGACCGCAAGCTGTACGCGCTGCGCGACGTGACGGGCACGGTGGAGGCGATCCCGCTGATCGCCAGCTCGATCATGAGCAAGAAGATCGCCGAGGGCACCGGGGCGTTGGTCCTCGACGTCAAGGTCGGCTCCGGTGCCTTCATGAAGTCCGTCGACCAGGCCCGCGAGCTGGCCCGCACCATGGTCGAGCTGGGCGGCGCGCACGGCGTCCGGACGGTCGCCCTGCTCACCGACATGTCCACGCCGCTCGGCCTGGCGATCGGCAACGCGGTCGAGGTGACCGAGTCGGTCGAGGTGCTGGCCGGTGGCGGGCCGGCCGACGTGGTGGAGCTGACGCTGGCCCTGGCCCGGGAGATGCTCGACGCGGCCGGCCTGCCGGACGCCGATCCGGCGGCGGCGTTGCGGGACGGCCGGGCGATGGATTCCTGGCGGGCGATGGTCCGGGCGCAGGGCGGCGACCCGGACGCGCCGATGCCGGTCGCCCCGGAGGTCGAGGTGGTCCGCGCCGAGCAGGACGGGCACGTCGCGGCCGTCGACGCGTACGCCATGGGGGTGGCGGCCTGGCGGCTCGGCGCGGGCCGGGCCCGCAAGGAGGACCCGGTGAGCGTGCCGGCCGGGGTGGTGCTGCACAAGCGGCCGGGCGACCCGGTACGGGCCGGCGACGCCCTCTACGAGCTGCGCGCCGAGGACCCGGCGCGGATCCCGGCGGCGCTGGCAGAGGCTGCCCGTGCCGTGCGGATCGCGCCGACCGCACCAGCGGCGACGCCGTTGGTCATCGAGCGGATCGGCTGA
- a CDS encoding DUF4272 domain-containing protein, producing MTVPAPNPREVREASLDELSRLGLPLPPAQFPLVWEPGDKIELRPTAEIEARIAVLHLILARCFGMPPQAAMSWLLGSHLVEMVTPPEWQFVMGGKGDHRSFVLHHDALFALAWVLGLTKQLDPTLAVDEQLMERLPHIAAGEMFPHWRSRILTAPQHPADVAALLDLHYCLDWAYLETERSGRPVPGLVDANAIGQRRWALEWAVILRGPYHDEPPGWEEVDLST from the coding sequence GTGACCGTACCTGCCCCCAACCCCCGTGAGGTGCGCGAGGCGAGCCTGGACGAGCTGTCCCGGCTCGGCCTGCCGTTGCCGCCGGCCCAGTTCCCGCTCGTCTGGGAGCCGGGTGACAAGATCGAGCTGCGCCCCACGGCGGAGATCGAGGCGCGGATCGCCGTGCTGCACCTGATCCTGGCCCGCTGCTTCGGGATGCCCCCGCAGGCGGCGATGAGCTGGCTGCTCGGCTCGCACCTGGTCGAGATGGTCACCCCGCCGGAGTGGCAGTTCGTGATGGGCGGCAAGGGCGACCACCGCTCGTTCGTGCTGCACCACGACGCGCTCTTCGCGCTCGCCTGGGTGCTCGGGCTGACCAAGCAGCTCGACCCGACCCTTGCCGTGGACGAGCAGCTGATGGAGCGGTTGCCGCACATCGCCGCGGGGGAGATGTTCCCGCACTGGCGATCCCGGATCCTCACCGCGCCGCAGCACCCCGCCGATGTGGCCGCCCTGCTCGACCTGCACTACTGCCTGGACTGGGCGTACCTGGAGACCGAGCGGAGCGGCCGGCCGGTGCCCGGGCTGGTCGACGCGAACGCGATCGGGCAGCGGCGTTGGGCGCTGGAGTGGGCGGTGATCCTGCGCGGGCCGTACCACGACGAGCCCCCCGGCTGGGAAGAGGTCGACCTCTCCACCTGA
- a CDS encoding putative RNA methyltransferase: MDPRIVDRLRCPVCAEPLAEVAAGGASALRCPRRHSFDVARQGYVNLLAGRAPHVGDTAEMVAARADFLSAGHYDLISTALAAAATQALEHLAGEHLAEEHMAGERAVGSYPLVVDAGAGTGRHLAAVLAALPDAAGLALDVSKPALRRAARAHPRAAAALADTWQRLPLADAGTAVLLNVFAPRNGAEFHRVLDPAGSLLVVTPAEDHLTELVGALGLLRVDPAKADRVAESLGGHFTPATSTVHRRELALTGPEVATLVGMGPSAWHTDPAGLAARVTALAEPVRVTVAVRLTVWRPMPR; the protein is encoded by the coding sequence GTGGACCCCCGCATCGTCGACCGGCTCCGCTGCCCGGTCTGCGCCGAGCCGCTGGCCGAGGTCGCCGCCGGCGGTGCCAGCGCGCTGCGCTGCCCGCGCCGGCACAGCTTCGACGTGGCCCGCCAGGGCTACGTGAACCTGCTCGCCGGCCGCGCCCCGCACGTCGGGGACACCGCCGAGATGGTGGCCGCCCGCGCCGACTTCCTCTCCGCCGGCCACTACGACCTGATCTCGACCGCCCTCGCCGCCGCCGCGACACAGGCCCTTGAGCACCTGGCCGGGGAGCACTTGGCCGAGGAGCACATGGCCGGGGAGCGCGCCGTCGGGTCGTACCCCCTGGTGGTGGATGCCGGGGCGGGGACGGGCCGGCACCTCGCGGCGGTGCTGGCGGCGCTGCCGGACGCCGCGGGTCTCGCCCTGGACGTGTCGAAGCCGGCGCTGCGCCGGGCCGCGCGGGCGCACCCGCGCGCGGCGGCGGCGCTCGCCGACACCTGGCAGCGGCTGCCCCTGGCCGACGCCGGCACGGCCGTGCTGCTGAACGTCTTCGCCCCGCGCAACGGGGCGGAGTTCCACCGGGTGCTCGACCCGGCCGGGTCCCTGCTCGTGGTGACGCCAGCCGAGGACCACCTCACCGAACTGGTCGGCGCCCTCGGCCTGCTGCGGGTGGACCCGGCCAAGGCCGACCGGGTCGCCGAGAGCCTCGGGGGGCACTTCACCCCGGCGACGTCGACCGTGCACCGGCGGGAGCTGGCACTGACCGGCCCGGAGGTCGCGACGCTGGTCGGGATGGGCCCCAGCGCCTGGCACACCGACCCGGCCGGGCTCGCCGCCCGGGTGACGGCCCTCGCCGAGCCGGTACGGGTGACCGTCGCGGTGCGGCTGACCGTCTGGCGCCCGATGCCCCGCTGA
- a CDS encoding response regulator transcription factor, translating into MRVVIAEDLALLRDGLIRLLTAYGDEVVAAVETGDELLAALLEHRPDVAVVDVRLPPTHTDEGLRAALTARERLPGLPVLVLSQYVEQLYARELLSDGAGAVGYLLKDRVADVTQFVAAVHRVADGGMAMDPEVISQLLARPARAAPLRRLTPREHEVLALMAEGRSNGAIAQRMVVTEKAVSKHINSIFAKLDLRDCDDDHRRVRAVLTYLDA; encoded by the coding sequence GTGCGAGTCGTGATCGCCGAGGACCTGGCACTGCTGCGCGACGGGCTGATCCGCCTCCTCACCGCGTACGGCGACGAGGTGGTGGCCGCCGTGGAGACCGGCGACGAACTGCTCGCCGCCCTGCTGGAGCACCGTCCCGACGTGGCGGTGGTGGACGTCCGCCTCCCGCCGACCCACACCGACGAGGGGCTGCGCGCCGCGCTGACCGCCCGGGAACGGCTTCCCGGCCTGCCGGTGCTGGTCCTCTCCCAGTACGTCGAGCAGCTCTACGCCCGGGAGCTGCTCTCCGACGGCGCCGGGGCGGTGGGCTACCTGCTCAAGGACCGGGTGGCCGACGTGACGCAGTTCGTCGCCGCGGTGCACCGGGTCGCCGACGGCGGGATGGCGATGGACCCCGAGGTGATCTCGCAGTTGCTGGCCCGGCCCGCCCGGGCCGCACCGCTGCGCCGGCTCACCCCGCGCGAGCACGAGGTGCTGGCGCTGATGGCCGAGGGACGCTCCAACGGCGCGATCGCCCAGCGCATGGTGGTCACCGAGAAGGCGGTCAGCAAGCACATCAACTCGATCTTCGCGAAGCTCGACCTGCGCGACTGCGACGACGACCACCGCAGGGTCCGCGCGGTGCTGACCTACCTGGACGCCTGA
- a CDS encoding sensor histidine kinase: MSGVRRAWGELNQLAVTAGLACAGIGFALATLLTAGLSLLGVGLPLLDRTLTGTRALLERQRHRVPDPPIRSAYRPVSGGLTARLRTMAGDPATYRDLAFLFAHFAYAPVAVVLAVGIWLGAAQGLAMPAIHTVAPGAVDNYLGLPIDSLGNAGLAVVLGLLVGVGAYWLPRGLVHLDEALTRALLAPTARAALAERVVELADTRAQSVDAQAAELRRIERDLHDGAQARLVAMAMNLGLAEELLARDPEAARGLVTEARTSAGTALSELRDVVRGIHPPVLADRGLAGGLAALALGAALPVDLDVDLPDRLAPPLESALYFTAAELLTNAARHSGAERVAMRLRRVGTTVRLTVSDDGRGGADPERGTGLAGIRQRLAVFDGRVRISSPAGGPTVVDVELPCES, translated from the coding sequence ATGAGCGGGGTGCGGCGGGCCTGGGGCGAGCTGAACCAGTTGGCCGTCACGGCAGGGCTGGCCTGCGCGGGCATCGGCTTCGCGCTGGCCACACTCCTGACCGCCGGGCTCAGCCTGCTCGGCGTCGGCCTGCCTCTGCTCGACCGCACCCTCACCGGCACCCGGGCGCTGCTGGAGCGGCAGCGTCACCGGGTGCCCGACCCGCCGATCCGGTCGGCGTACCGGCCGGTGTCGGGCGGGCTGACGGCCCGGCTGCGGACGATGGCCGGCGACCCGGCCACCTACCGGGACCTCGCGTTCCTGTTCGCCCACTTCGCCTACGCCCCGGTCGCCGTGGTGCTCGCCGTGGGTATCTGGCTCGGCGCCGCGCAGGGCCTCGCCATGCCGGCGATCCACACCGTGGCGCCCGGCGCCGTCGACAACTACCTGGGCCTGCCGATCGACTCACTGGGCAACGCGGGGCTGGCCGTGGTGCTCGGGCTGCTGGTGGGGGTCGGGGCGTACTGGCTGCCCCGGGGGCTGGTCCACCTGGACGAGGCTCTGACCCGTGCGCTGCTCGCGCCGACCGCCCGGGCTGCCCTCGCCGAGCGGGTGGTGGAACTGGCCGACACCCGCGCCCAGAGCGTCGACGCGCAGGCGGCCGAGCTGCGCCGCATCGAGCGGGACCTGCACGACGGCGCGCAGGCGCGGCTGGTCGCGATGGCGATGAACCTCGGCCTCGCCGAGGAGCTGCTGGCCCGCGACCCGGAGGCAGCCCGCGGGCTGGTCACCGAGGCCCGTACGAGCGCCGGCACCGCCCTGTCCGAGCTGCGCGACGTGGTACGCGGCATCCACCCGCCGGTGCTGGCCGACCGAGGGCTCGCCGGCGGCCTCGCCGCCCTCGCCCTCGGCGCGGCCCTGCCGGTCGACCTGGACGTCGACCTGCCCGATCGGCTGGCACCCCCGCTGGAGTCGGCGCTCTACTTCACCGCCGCCGAGCTGCTCACCAACGCGGCCCGACACAGCGGGGCGGAGCGGGTGGCGATGCGGCTGCGCCGGGTCGGCACGACGGTCCGGCTGACCGTCTCCGACGACGGCCGGGGCGGCGCCGACCCGGAGCGGGGCACCGGGCTGGCCGGCATCCGCCAGCGGCTCGCCGTCTTCGACGGCCGCGTCCGGATCAGCTCGCCGGCCGGTGGGCCTACCGTGGTCGACGTGGAGCTGCCGTGCGAGTCGTGA
- a CDS encoding MMPL family transporter produces MFTTLATAVVRRPGRVIAGWLLAIAALTAATFAVYGPTGPPPADSQADFLPARYESAQAAGIAARIFPAQPGSSAVLVVRRADGAPLTADDSARIDRLPQELRVAGVTEVTPGAVAPDGRLRLAEARLSGDAYEETTIAAVGRLRDATDDALAGSGLVAGWTGEAAGAADSFLLDMIVNGAMMLVILLLLLVVFRSPTIALVNLFLVLLVAQAATGLLALGGKVFGYALDASTTGLLPVVLLGIGTDYAVFLLFRYRERLRAGEDRRAAMVHAVGRIGGPVTVSALVVAVAFGALVLSQLASFRVLGPALAVAVLLMVAAALTLFPAVYSLLGRRAYWPAKLVASGDGGTPGDGAAAPTGLAARAGRLVARRPARVVLATVAALGLLGLGALHHRPSYELDALPPGSESARALDWLRSGLPAGTLSPTVVYLTGPGVDAIAAERFAARLAEVPIVAAPGGVEVKGDVAQVQVLLAEPPYSQRAMDAVEHQLRPAAHAAAPPGTQVYVGGETATFADIRTVLDEDLRLVFPVAAGLIGLLLLLMLRGLLASLGLLAAVALGFAATLGTSVLVFQVLGGQSGLNFQLPLVVFLFVTAIGTDYNILMVARLREELRAGRSPRQAAEEAVRRAGPAVAAAGVILAGSFGVLVASPMMAQIGLAVAVGVLIATFGLSWLLVPASTALTGRVAFWPARTRPEPGAATLPAGDTASAPALAADAVTAGTMAR; encoded by the coding sequence GTGTTCACCACATTGGCCACAGCGGTGGTCCGCCGTCCGGGTCGGGTGATCGCCGGCTGGCTGCTCGCCATCGCCGCGCTCACCGCCGCCACCTTCGCCGTCTACGGGCCGACCGGACCGCCCCCCGCCGACAGCCAGGCCGACTTCCTGCCGGCCCGGTACGAGTCCGCGCAGGCCGCCGGCATCGCGGCGCGGATCTTCCCCGCGCAGCCCGGCAGCAGCGCGGTGCTGGTCGTCCGCCGGGCCGACGGGGCCCCGCTGACCGCCGACGACAGCGCCCGCATCGACCGGCTGCCGCAGGAGCTACGGGTCGCCGGCGTCACCGAGGTGACCCCCGGCGCGGTCGCACCAGACGGGCGGCTGCGGCTGGCCGAGGCCCGCCTGTCCGGGGACGCGTACGAGGAGACCACCATCGCGGCCGTCGGGCGGCTTCGGGACGCCACCGACGACGCGCTGGCCGGCAGCGGACTGGTCGCCGGCTGGACCGGGGAGGCGGCCGGCGCCGCCGACAGCTTCCTGCTCGACATGATCGTCAACGGCGCCATGATGCTGGTGATCCTGCTCCTGCTGCTCGTCGTCTTCCGCAGCCCCACGATCGCGCTGGTCAACCTGTTCCTGGTGCTGCTGGTCGCGCAGGCCGCCACCGGCCTGCTCGCGCTGGGCGGAAAGGTCTTCGGGTACGCCCTGGACGCCTCCACCACGGGCCTGCTCCCGGTCGTGCTGCTCGGCATCGGCACCGACTACGCGGTCTTCCTGCTCTTCCGCTACCGGGAACGGCTGCGGGCCGGCGAGGACCGGCGCGCAGCGATGGTCCACGCGGTCGGCCGCATCGGCGGCCCGGTCACCGTGTCCGCGCTGGTCGTGGCGGTGGCGTTCGGCGCGTTGGTGCTCTCCCAACTGGCATCGTTCCGGGTGCTCGGGCCTGCCCTGGCCGTCGCCGTCCTGCTCATGGTGGCGGCCGCGCTGACGCTGTTCCCCGCGGTCTACTCGCTGCTCGGCCGCCGGGCGTACTGGCCGGCGAAGCTGGTCGCGTCGGGTGACGGCGGGACGCCGGGTGACGGTGCCGCCGCGCCGACCGGTCTGGCGGCCCGCGCCGGCCGGCTGGTCGCCCGCCGGCCCGCCCGGGTCGTGCTGGCCACGGTCGCCGCGCTCGGGCTGCTCGGCCTCGGCGCGCTGCACCACCGGCCGAGCTACGAACTCGACGCGCTGCCGCCCGGCTCCGAGTCGGCCCGGGCCCTGGACTGGCTCCGCTCCGGGCTGCCGGCCGGGACCCTCTCCCCGACCGTCGTCTACCTCACCGGGCCCGGGGTGGACGCGATCGCCGCCGAACGGTTCGCCGCACGGCTCGCCGAGGTGCCCATCGTGGCGGCACCGGGCGGGGTCGAGGTCAAGGGGGACGTGGCCCAGGTTCAGGTGCTGCTCGCCGAGCCGCCGTACTCGCAGCGCGCCATGGACGCGGTGGAGCACCAACTGCGGCCGGCCGCGCACGCCGCGGCGCCGCCCGGCACCCAGGTGTACGTCGGCGGGGAGACCGCCACCTTCGCCGACATCCGGACCGTGCTCGACGAGGACCTCCGGCTGGTCTTCCCGGTGGCCGCCGGGCTGATCGGGCTGCTCCTGCTGCTGATGCTGCGCGGCCTGCTCGCCTCGCTGGGACTGCTCGCCGCCGTCGCGCTCGGCTTCGCCGCCACCCTCGGCACCAGTGTGCTGGTGTTCCAGGTCCTCGGCGGGCAGTCCGGGCTCAACTTCCAGCTGCCGCTGGTCGTGTTCCTCTTCGTCACCGCGATCGGAACCGACTACAACATCCTGATGGTCGCCCGGCTACGGGAGGAGCTGCGCGCGGGACGCTCGCCCCGCCAGGCCGCCGAGGAGGCGGTACGCCGGGCCGGGCCCGCCGTCGCCGCGGCCGGGGTGATCCTGGCCGGCAGCTTCGGGGTGCTCGTGGCGTCGCCGATGATGGCCCAGATCGGGCTCGCCGTCGCCGTCGGCGTACTGATCGCCACGTTCGGGCTCTCCTGGTTGCTCGTGCCGGCGTCGACCGCGCTCACCGGCCGGGTGGCCTTCTGGCCGGCCCGTACCCGTCCCGAGCCCGGTGCGGCCACCCTGCCGGCGGGCGACACGGCCTCGGCCCCCGCGCTGGCGGCGGACGCCGTGACGGCTGGGACAATGGCCCGATGA
- a CDS encoding MarR family winged helix-turn-helix transcriptional regulator, producing MDEPHWLDEQEQSAWRGYRQMRRLLDLELARELMRDAGLSEPDYDVLSDLSETPDQRLRLSELADRMLWSRSRLSHHLTRMQQRGLVTREECATDGRGAVVALTAEGRRAIEAAAPGHVAAVRRHFIDLLTPDEIVALDALAHRVVDHLTGPDDARR from the coding sequence ATGGACGAACCACACTGGCTCGACGAGCAGGAGCAGAGCGCCTGGCGGGGCTACCGGCAGATGCGCCGCCTGCTCGACCTGGAACTGGCCCGCGAGCTGATGCGGGACGCGGGGCTCTCCGAGCCCGACTACGACGTCCTCTCCGACCTGTCGGAGACTCCCGACCAGCGGCTGCGACTCAGCGAACTGGCCGACCGGATGCTCTGGTCACGCAGCCGACTCTCCCACCACCTGACCCGCATGCAGCAGCGCGGCCTGGTCACCCGCGAGGAGTGCGCGACGGATGGGCGGGGCGCCGTCGTCGCGCTCACCGCCGAGGGTCGACGCGCCATCGAGGCGGCGGCCCCCGGCCACGTGGCGGCGGTCCGCCGGCACTTCATCGACCTGCTCACCCCCGACGAGATCGTCGCGCTGGACGCGCTGGCCCACCGCGTGGTCGACCACCTGACCGGCCCGGACGACGCGCGGCGGTGA